DNA sequence from the Tachysurus fulvidraco isolate hzauxx_2018 chromosome 1, HZAU_PFXX_2.0, whole genome shotgun sequence genome:
GTTTGAATTCAGTAATTTCATTCTTtagaaaatgaaacacacacacacacacacacttgagcaCCAACTCTGTCTATCATAAAGGAAAAACAAGACACCTGAGTGGCAATAAACTAACGTAACCTTACAGCTCTGCATTCTACTGTTATTAGGAGCAGAAGAGGTCTGGGATTAGGTATCActtttatagcacttttaccTTAAACAGTCTATCCAcccttagtggttagcacgttcacttcacacctccagggtcggggttcgaattcccgcctccgccttgtgtgtgcgtagtttgcatattctccccgtgccttgggggtttcctcagggtactccggtttcctccccccggtccaaagacatgcatggtaggttgattggcatctctggaaatttgtctgtagtgtgtgtgattgtgtgagtgaagagtgtgtgtgccctgcgatgggttggcactccgtccagggtgtatcctgccttgatgcccgatgacgcctgagataggcacaggctccccgtgacccgaggtagatcggataagcggtagaaaatgaatgagagtgagagtgagtctATCCACCAAGACAAATAGCGTTGCTATGCGTGAGTGCTTCTTTAGGCTATAGATTTGCACTGCAGTTATGAATACTTCATATTTTACAGTGTGGAAGGAATGAGTCAGTATTTTATAACCAAGAAAGCTTTGACTAGATGTTACACCTGTTTGTCACTTTTGGCTTTCCATACTTGCGCCGTCGTGAAAACACCTACATTCACGCGCAGCACGCAGTAGCAAACGGGGCGGGGACAGAATCCTGCTGCGGGCGCTGTGATTGGTCTATAGATAAGTATAAAAAGCCGGCGCGCCTACTTGCCTCCCTGCTTGTATGCGAGCTCACTTCAGAGTAGAGTTTTGCTGAGTAACGGACAGCTCACGCGCAGAGAATTTCGTCTTCGACGGATTTAtatctgctttaaaaataaaaattaccaAATGAAGGAAAGGAGGTCGTGTCAGAAGTCGTCCTTTCAGTCAGGAATGGACTCGAGTCAGAACGTTAAATGTAAGATAGTGGTGGTGGGAGACAGCCAGTGTGGAAAAACCGCTTTACTTCATGTGTTTGCTAAGGACTGTTTCCCTGAGGTGAGCAAACAGCTTTCTGTCAGTTATAACGGTtcaaaatggtaaaaaaaatgttatactttaattattttttttcgtGTGTAGAACTATGTTCCCACCGTGTTTGAGAACTACACAGCGAGTTTTGAGATTGACTCTCAACGGATTGAGCTGAGTCTGTGGGACACTTCAGGTAAGTGtcagctgtaacacacacgcacgcacacatcaCTTTTCCTGATATCAGTTCCTCTTTGTCAGACTTTGTGCTCTTACAACAcactcatcctcctcctcaaaACTATCAAGGAGCgttccaggaaaaaaaacaggtcgagatggggtgccaatacttataACCACCAAGCAGTTTGCATTAACCATGCTGCagctgcgcacacacacacacgcacgcacacatcaGTTTTCCTGATAtcagttccttttttttgtcagacTTGTGTGCTCTTCCAACACACTCCTCCTCAAAACTATCAAGGAACATTccagggaaaaaaacaggttgaGATGGGGTGCCAGTACTTATAACCACCAAGCAGTTTGCATTAACCATACTGCAGCTGCACCGTACCTCACGTCATATTATTTAAAGAGGCTAAATGTGATGCTTGGACATCACAAGTCGCTATTTTTGAGTTCTCGCGTGAAGTCCGGTTTAGGGATCGACCCTGATGACCTGATCACCTCGACATGTCTGGACTTATCTGAGGCGTGAATGTCGACGGCGTTCCCACATGGCGGAGGAGAATTTCTTTGGTCGCTTGTCTTGATGGTTTGTCTTTCGAGAGCTAAATGTGAGCTCAGCTATGACCCGAAACTCCCAGGAGACAGAAACCTGAACAGGTAGAAGCATGTTCAACTCTTCTGATTTTGCAAGCGTATGCTCCTAGTAGTTTTCTTAAATCTTCTCTTTAATCTTCTGTTCAGACGTTACTCAGTTTAAATCACATGACCGTGAGTTTAACTTCAACTTCAACTCAGCTTGCTCATATTTTTAACTAGAGCTTCttgggcctttttttttttttttttagtagtgtCTGTTACACAAAAGCAGGAACAGCTGATCCTGCACCCTCACCCACCCGCTGTGctaacacacaacacgcacCATCCCACCACGCCCTTTTGTGGAAACGCTGAGAAATCATGCTGACACTCTCATTAGAGGAGTGTGGAGAGTGTAACCACGGCACCGTCACTTCTGAGCTAATGTGAAATCGCGTCTCCTGAGAACCGCTTCAGCTCTGCCTGTAATCTGCAGAGCAGCGAtgatgtgacttttttttttttgagaatcaCAACGTCATATTACATTCCAGGAGCGAGTTGATTTACTTGTGGTAACGCTGAGCTACCTGGGAGGCACccgtctgtgtgtctgggttAGAGTAGTGCGCTTTATCCCGCGGTCTGTAAGCAATTACCTCGTTCCTGCCGATCTGTTTTTCTTCCAGCAAAGGAAAGATTGGAATTTGGCATGCAGTGCTCTGGGTAATTTCTGCAGGATTGCAGTTTGACTCATCACACaactttgtgtgtatctgtaagCGGTTTTCAAGGCCTTGTTTTTTGGCATTTACTTTAATGCCTCTGTCTAGGCCAAGTGTACCTGCACCTTTCACAACACGGGTGTGGTGTTAATACGGAGGGtgagacacagagggagagatcTAAAGATGGAACCAGGAAGACGAACTGTTAGACAGGATAGGTGGCAGACACACACTTGTAAATGTGTTGATCAAGAGTACCAATTTGCTTGATTATGCCCTTCCAGGCTGTATCATGCCTTGAGGTTTAGATCAGGATGAGGTTGTTGTGTTTTAGTGAGGCGAGACTGAGGGAAATCGTAGGACGCGTCGTTTCAAAAGCATCACGTGTCAGACTTGTAGCTTGTAACTTGTTACTTCACACGGCACTCTCTGGATGTTAAGACAAGGAAACAAGCTGAAGTTCCAAAGAAGCTTCAAAGCATGAAGGTCCAACAGATTTAAGAATTTGGCATTGCACAGGATAACCTCGCAAATCaataattagtttgtttttaagcCTGAAGTTCTGTTAGGTTGCGTAATACAACATTTTCTGATTGTACATCAACATTAAGTTGCTGAATTGAGCTGTTGCTTTGTCGTTTGTACCATGTTCTCTTCCTTGACTAGAATTTTCATCATGTGTCTTGTTTATCTGGTGTACAGTAAGTGGTGCTGAtcatgtggttttttttttaagctaataATGAGGAGCGAGGAGGTTGTATCTTGTCTGTTTAGTTTTGTAAGTTAAGCTAATTTCTTAACTTCAACATGTTCAAGCCAGACTTCTGTGATTGTTCATAGGCTTCCATCAGACCCGgttgtgtcttgtttttttgctaTTTGAGGTGTTGTGAATGCCTTCCCACCCTGGGGGGGATTTCTTCTCTCTATCAATAATCCCCTTATTGATGAAGGGCTTCATCCCCTACAGTTAAAAGTCCAGAGGCTAAATGTCCAGTCTTTGAAGAGTTCCTATCCAACAGCAGCACTAATCAATACACTCACACGCATCCTGCTGGGTCGTGTACTGGGCTGCCTTTTGTCTCTGTTATCTGAGGCCCAGATAATGAGCACATGCAGGCAGTATGGTCCTCATTAAGGCTTTAAACCCCACCATTTGGCTCGAGAGTGCATGCTGCCTAACGCACTTTCTATAATGGCTCAGTTTGGGTTACTGCCTTTTAGGAAGTGTGTTAGAGGAAGTTTTTAACTGCCACTTTAATTTACACTTTGATCGTGCCGAGTGCTCTCGTGATGCCCAGACTGGACCTGAACATCCCGGTTCTAGGATAGGACCTGTTTTATCAAGAAAGGGAATGAATTGTTTGAGTGTTTTGTCTTGGAAGGAGACAAGACAGCTGTCATGATCATGTTTTAGCCAAATTGTTGCTCCATACCTCTCTCCATGTCACATGCTCTGTTATCTTTAACAGTAAaattactttacatttacatggtTTTACTAAGCTGTCGTGATGTGTACATATCCACGCTAAATCCCAAATCTGAGGTAAGCACACAGGATCTCGCCCGTTCCTGTTCCTCACATCTTTCACCTCAGGAGTCTTTTCCAGACCCTCGTGCCTTACATTCCACTGATGAAAGGTTGCTACAAAGCTTCCATTGTGTAAATAAGCTTGGGAATAACTGCTGCGGAGTCACATGAAGACTTATTTCCGTTGAGAGGATTCATACCTCTGTTAGCCTGAACGGAAATCGGATTGGAGCATATCCTGTACAAGTGTTGCGTTTCAACGAATTCTTTCCCTTTTTATTAAAACGTGAaaccaattttttatttattctctcccctctttctctctcaacaGGACAAAGATGTTCAGTTTTTAAACtctaaatgctttaaaaaaaattacctctTGGAAGGgaaatgcatttgtttgtgatttttcacacacagcagctggACATTCCACAGAATGAAGACTGAGGAGAATGAGAAGGGAACCATGTGTGAGCAAGATGGATATATATGGtcgtgtgtgggagagtgtgtgtgcatgtgcgagcAGAAGGACATGTCCTGAAGCTAGTTGTAATGTGAGTTAATGAGATGCTGCGGTGAGAGGTGGAAGCTAAGGGATTTCCTCAACACTGGCGAGTCATTGAAAGGTCACCTATTAATGCGTCTCTAACAACATGAGTGTGCACTACACATGCACCACCTTAATGTACTAGATTTTCTCCTAATGCAGTAATATTGGTTGTACAGGAGTATAAAATATGGACCAAAGTCAGTTTGGAGAGTTTTAAAGTACGTTTCCTTCAAGGATAGCCTAGAGGTCGATGTCGTTTCCTGACTCCTGTTTATAGACACTAGGAGACACTTTATCTCTGCCTGGGGTTTACAGAGATTAGACAGGCTTTGAGCAGGattgtgaaaatatttaaacGGGTCATGCTTATGGTTTTGTTTGTACTTTTCCTCTTTCCCCATTTTGCTGCGACTTGTGCTTATGAAtgattatacaaagattaactTGTTTGCTCACGCCTTCAAACAAAATGATTGTTTTCATGCTTTAAACCAGCACACAGAAGTGCAGAGGAGCAGGGAATTCAATTGTAGCCTTCATCATAAAGGTTGTGGTCTGAAAAGTGTACAAAAGATTCAGGCTCCGTATCCTGTGGGTGGAGCTTCTGAGGCTGAGACGAGGATAAACGGCTTCCTTTTCAGGCACTTTATCGATCACACTCCTtgtgcgctctctctcgctctgtgtgtgcgcgagacCTCCCACGTGTCACACCGGACACAAACGAAATTCTCCAGATTCTTGGCTGAGAGCTGTGCATGTGGGAAACAGAGAACCCCTGCACACAAAGGATTTTAAAGGGACACAACTGCTAAATATTATTTCCAGTGAAAGCTTCTATTTTGTTAAACATGAACCTTTTTGTGTATTCTTAACACAGCAACAAGCAGACAGCGTATATGCAGTACATGTGGCTataatagtctttttttttttttttttttttttttttttgtctttttttaaagtatgtCATCAATCCAGCCTTGGTTCTCTCATCAGGTTTTGTTCCACATCTTGGCTCAACATTGTTTCCTTCTTTGTGTTACAGGCTCACCGTACTACGATAACGTGAGGCCGCTGTCGTACCCCGACTCCGATGCAGTCATCATATGTTTTGACGTCAGCCGCCCAGAGACGCTGGACAGCATTCTTAAAAAGGTGTGCACCACTTCCGTGTAACATGAACCATACAGCTCCGATTTACCTGAACATGATGTCTGTAATAAgcattctttttaaatgtaatctttAGATTTTTGTGCCACATGCATAAAGTGTCGTACACATGGAGGTATATTAGTTTCACTCACTGTACCTGAACAGAATCAACGCGTTGTGAAATGTTAGGAAGCACGCTGGCCTTGGGAGTATGTAACTGCTAAAAGAATCTGTGGTCTAAAACCACTTCCTGTAGAAACAGGACACCTAATCCCTGTAATACATCCAGAGCAGAAAGCAGATCCTCAGAATGAAACATTTCCCATAAATTAGTGGAGAATGTAAAAAGTCCAACTTTCCTCTCCGAGCGAATGGAAGAAGGTTGGATTGGTGTCATTCAGCAAGTACACAAGTCGTATTCACTGCAGGATCATTGACACTCCTGTGCTATGTGCATTATTGTTCACATGGCAGCTAAAGATATTGAGTTGACTTTCTAAGACTGCTTAATCATGAGGGTTAAAAGCTGCCGTTCGAGTCTTGCTGAGGTTGTATTGGTTGACTTGGATTTGAGAAGGAGAAACTTTCAGGCCCCTCTGAGCAAAATAGCAGTGCCAAAGGATCCTGGGAAAGGGAGCAGGAAAGGTGCTCATGTTCCTCAGGGAACAATTGGCTGTGTGTGTCCTAGTGAACCGGATCCTGGTGACTGCAATAGAGATAAATGCTGCAGCGTTGCATTATCAGAGATTAAACCATCCGgttttctcacacactctggcTTGTTCTGTTGGGGAAAGGAATGTGGATCACCTGTAAGACTGAAAGCAGAGAGATCAAGCGATAGACCCCATGATGGATTTAAGAGCTACCTACTGAGGGATTGAAAAGAATGTACGATCTAAATATAGCAAGAGCCATTTGAAATGATAAATTGTAGAGCAGTGCTGAGAGAATTCTCTTAAAGCGGCTACTTGGGGTCACCGATGACTTGCTGGTTTCCACAGAGCTCATGGTTTGCTCTGTTCTCTCCTCCTCTGTTAGTGGAAAGGAGAGATCCAGGAGTTCTGTCCCAACACAAAGATGCTGCTAGTCGGCTGCAAGTCggacctgagaacagacctcAACACCTTAGTGGAACTATCCAATCACAGACAGATGCCGGTGTCGTATGATCAGGTGAGTTGCCAGAACTGACCAGATCTCGTCTTTCTCCCCAAAATGCTTCTCACTAAGCAGGTTTCTCTCTGCATCCTTCATTACACCATGCCCTTCTGGCTTCTAATGAAAGTAATTATGATGCTAAAGATGCTTAACACTTTTTATTCTAAATTTGTACTTTCCAAAATATTTGGCTTAAAGCTTAAACATATCATCTCGTTGCTCAGGGTTCTGCGATGGCTAAGCAGATCTCGGCTCCGTACATCGAGTGTTCAGCGCTGCAGTCGGAGAACAGCGTGCGGGACATTTTCCACGTGGCGACGCTCGCCTGCGTCAACAAGAACAGCAAAACTGTCAAACGCAACAAATCTGCACGTTCTGCCAAACGCATCTCGCACATGCCTGGCAGGCCTGACCTGGCTGCTGTGGCAACAGACTTCCGTAAGGACAAAGCCAAGAGCTGCACTGTCATGTGATCTCGTCTAAACTGACGAAGGCTTTCAGGGACATGTGGGTGGATAAGAGGGTGAAAGGGGATAAACTTAgtggggttaaaaaaaaaaaaaaaaaagtcctactAAAGAATTTCAGTGGATTAGTGAAGGAGTCACTTTCACTCGGCCGGTTTGCAATGCTATATGCAGCGGTTTCGCTTCCTTTAACCTGAGAGCAAGTGGAAAGTGTCTTAAAGCCATGACTCTCACGTTCCCCTGAACCGTGTCCCCTTAGAGGAAGTGCACTCCCTCTAACCCAGCAAGAGGCCATGCTTCCGGAAAGAAACACACTTCgtgatagaaagaaaaaaaggaacttTTGACATCAACAGAAAATTTGAGGAGGAACTGGCGTCGAGGTGCGTACACGAAGAGCAACAAGTGGGTTTGGGGAAGGAAGCTGAATCTTGGActgtgtgaactgtttgcttcTCTCCTGAATGAGAAGTGCATGGAGCAGAAAAGAAATAACTATCACTGTGCTTTTGATTCACTTCTCTTTTTCTGCATGGCTGCTTTATCCAGATGTTCGTTCTCTTTATAGCTGAGCTCAGCTCAAATTATTATGCACATGTGGTCGCCATGGATACACCACTTCTACAGTCCTCCTTTTGCCATTTCAAAAGCTCATCACATTTTCTGAGGTTTTATATTTAGCGAGAGAGTATTTGAGCCAGTTATTCTGGAAGGTCTCTGGCATTGTGGCTAAGACTTAAATAATTCACCACATAGATTGGTTCAGGACGGAAGGAGGGGTTTCTGTCCACTCCTGTAGAACAAAAATGAGCCGTCCCAAAGTGTCTTCAGAATCGGTCATGTTTGCTAAAGGCCGCATCTTCAGACACCTTAATATATTGTATAACTGGCACATGTCCAACCCTCACAAATCCCACACTCCTGTAGCTTAACAGAACAGTTCATACATGTGTTCAGTTCCTGTTCAATATGGTTTGAACAAGAACATTAGGAGAACGTTATCTTAAAACCGTAACTCCTTACACCTTCtgccatattattattattattattattattatcacagcTGAGTTTTTACATTATGCCAGAGCTGTACAGATCTGTTAAGGAGAGCTTTAACATTCACGAGCTGCGTCTCGGTGCAGCAGTACGTTTTCAGGGCAGAGGCGTTATGTTTTCTGATTTATCTAACATCATGaacaggttttttatttatttattttttatttactttgggAATGGGGAAATGAAAGGCTGTTGAAAGTGACTGTACAACTGCTACagaagtgagaacaggaactgatTTGTTGTTTACTTGTGGATAAAAACTATGATGTAGAGTTTGTTAGAAAAGATCAGTCTGCTGTTGTAAGAGGAGTAAAAGCGCTTCAGCATGTGGTGGTGTTGGAATATAATCATCAGTAACTCGGCATCACACAACCCTGTTGTCGAATAGTTTCCTAGAACGTCTAGCCTGTTTTTTAACTCGAGCTCCTAACTAACCGGTATTGCATAAGCTGTTCTGCTGAGTAACAAAGCTGTTTATTAACCTTGACATCACAGAGAAACTCTTTCTGTATCTCCTTGTTAACCAGCATGAGGAATTTTTCAGTTTTACAGTGGGTTTGATTTAAACGTTTTGTTTTGGTCTGTGGAGAGACGAACCGTCTCGAGGTGACGTGTTTTATTTGTACTCGGTGTTACACTATGCAGAGGTGTTAAAGGATAGGCAAATGTTCTCTTACTGCTAAAGAACGAGAGAAAATTAAccctttttttgggggggggggggattttagACCATTGCATATTTTGAAGGTCAGTAgttgcacttttttctttttctctctcctttttcccTCATCTCAGCTTTCCCTTAGACCTTTAGGCTTCATGTCTATTCATGTAGGCAGTATTAAAGTCTCcatttgtatttaagtgttaaATTGTGTAGTTGCTATAAAGTtagacaaactttttttttttttccttcatcaaatccaaatattttttgttgctgtctgattaatatttattgaattgtgttttgttttgctcaatttattaaatgtaaaaacaaattaaaagcaTTTTGATATGAAATTATGGCttgtttccttttgtttatCCTCTACTGGTTACGGATGTTGCAAGGGTTTAGAACCGAAAGCTAATCAGCTGACCGGCAAATCCAGACGTGTGTAAACATATGACGGAGTCTGAAAGCAATAACTCATGAGTTGTCATTCTAGGAAAAACCCCTGGATTTCTCTGTATGGTGAgtagagggttttttttttttttttttttttttttttctcactcgctctccttttcttttaaactgttGTCTTTGTGAAATATATTAACATGGTTTTATTTTGCCTGCTTTTACTTTAGAACTTTGATCTTTGCAGGCAAGCACAAAAAGGCCAGTTTAACAAACACGCACGCAAACGTCGGTGCAACCGTGTACAAAATGGACAGCATTTTATCTAATATTTAGATTTCAGCTGTAAACACTGCTCCTGTACAATcccatcatttaaataaataaaaactccaAGCACTCTACGGGTCACAGTGTTTGGAAAAGGGAATCATTTTCTTTATAGATCCCTTTAACACGGACACCTTCACCAAGCTGCtttacagaaacctggatatacAATTTGAAATGATTTGTCTAACTTGTTCACGAGTCCGAGGCGACGATGAGGAGTAAAAACATCAAGAGGACGTGAAGAATCCTTTAGAGGAATCAGACTCTGGAGGATCTGAGTAACACCGGAGTGTGTGACTTATAAATCATTTCTCCTTTAGAACTAATCACTCACGTTCGTAGTGTTAAGCGTGTTAATATGAACGTGAGTAATGAGCTGAGTTTTACAAGGGGTAGAAATAAAgatgtctgtctatttatttaaaggAACTACGTTCAGGAAGATTTACCTACATGGGAGATGAAACTAAGTGGTGTGTCGATTTACGTGCTGGCCCGGTTAACATCATGCACATGAATGAACacacactataaaaaaaaaaataataacacctGTGTGGGTTAAAGGAAATGAAATCATAGCTGtacagctgaacacacacacacacaggatgtaaTTGAAATTGTGTTCCTCTAAGGGATGTTTGTCATGCTGCCTGATGTCACGtcacctttttttgttttacttttgtcTGATTTGTTTACTTCCATCCTACTGCAGCATGATGTCACAAACTCCATCCTGACCTACATACAGCAGAGATCTTACCTAGCTAAAAGCAAGCACAGTATAGCTGAGCTTCATTAATATCGTGTGACTCGGTGTAACTAGTACCGATTTTCTCAGACTGTTCTTCACCAGTGTTCGTTTGGATGAACAACATTCATTAGGAATTGAAATAAGTTCTGCGGCCTGTTCTGCTACAGACGCATCCAGCAAGAGTTTCTACTGGAGTCCGTGATTTCCTGCTAGATTCACAGCCTCTCTGTCGATCTCCTCT
Encoded proteins:
- the rnd3a gene encoding rho family GTPase 3a; the encoded protein is MKERRSCQKSSFQSGMDSSQNVKCKIVVVGDSQCGKTALLHVFAKDCFPENYVPTVFENYTASFEIDSQRIELSLWDTSGSPYYDNVRPLSYPDSDAVIICFDVSRPETLDSILKKWKGEIQEFCPNTKMLLVGCKSDLRTDLNTLVELSNHRQMPVSYDQGSAMAKQISAPYIECSALQSENSVRDIFHVATLACVNKNSKTVKRNKSARSAKRISHMPGRPDLAAVATDFRKDKAKSCTVM